In Dissulfurirhabdus thermomarina, one genomic interval encodes:
- the phoU gene encoding phosphate signaling complex protein PhoU, with protein sequence MSKHLQRDIENLKKQLLAMSAVVEESVHKATQAVMERNAPMAEEVIQGDIEVDQMEVDIEEECLKLLALYQPVAIDLRFIIAVLKINSDLERVGDLAVNIAERAAFLATQERICMPFDFEGMAEKAQGMLSRSIDALVNLDVRLAHRVRAEDDDVDAMNREMYAVMKEELARHPDRVNCLIHMLSIGRHLERIADHATNIAEDVVYLVEAEIVRHTPEVFKE encoded by the coding sequence ATGTCCAAGCATCTCCAGCGCGACATCGAAAACCTCAAGAAGCAGCTCCTGGCCATGAGCGCCGTGGTGGAGGAAAGCGTCCACAAGGCCACCCAGGCCGTCATGGAACGCAACGCCCCGATGGCCGAGGAGGTCATCCAGGGCGACATCGAGGTGGATCAGATGGAGGTGGACATCGAGGAGGAGTGCCTCAAACTCCTCGCCCTCTACCAGCCGGTGGCCATCGACCTCCGGTTCATCATCGCCGTCTTGAAGATCAACAGCGACCTCGAGCGCGTCGGCGACCTCGCGGTGAACATCGCCGAGCGGGCCGCCTTCCTCGCCACCCAGGAGCGGATCTGCATGCCCTTCGACTTCGAGGGCATGGCCGAGAAGGCCCAGGGGATGCTCTCGCGGAGCATCGACGCCCTGGTGAACCTCGACGTCCGGCTGGCTCACCGGGTGCGGGCCGAGGACGACGACGTGGACGCCATGAACCGCGAGATGTACGCCGTCATGAAGGAGGAACTCGCACGGCACCCCGACCGGGTCAACTGCCTGATCCACATGCTCTCCATCGGGCGTCACCTCGAGCGCATCGCCGACCATGCCACCAACATCGCCGAGGACGTGGTCTACCTGGTGGAGGCGGAGATCGTCCGCCACACGCCCGAGGTCTTCAAGGAGTGA
- a CDS encoding Crp/Fnr family transcriptional regulator, with the protein METKGAETARRADFQEAVRAPRPEGTCLELKEEMELFRFLAEAEADGIYCYFERRDLEPGEALYRENEPADFVAFILSGRVKIVKETEFKGHSVVMAVHGPGSFVGEFALVEGTRRCTSAVAMEPTRVAVLHRDRFDELAGRHPDFALRLLKTVLRVVYMRLRGLSSRLTSVF; encoded by the coding sequence ATGGAGACCAAGGGAGCCGAAACCGCCCGCCGGGCCGACTTCCAGGAGGCCGTCCGGGCGCCCCGTCCCGAGGGGACCTGCCTGGAGCTCAAGGAAGAGATGGAGCTCTTCCGCTTCCTCGCCGAGGCGGAGGCCGACGGCATCTACTGTTACTTCGAACGGCGCGACCTCGAGCCGGGCGAGGCCCTCTACCGCGAGAACGAGCCGGCGGACTTCGTGGCCTTCATCCTCTCGGGCCGGGTGAAGATCGTCAAGGAGACCGAGTTCAAGGGCCACTCCGTGGTGATGGCCGTCCACGGGCCCGGTTCCTTCGTGGGGGAGTTCGCCCTGGTGGAGGGGACCCGGCGCTGCACCAGCGCGGTGGCCATGGAACCCACCCGGGTGGCGGTGCTCCACCGGGACCGCTTCGACGAGCTGGCCGGCCGGCATCCCGACTTCGCCCTGAGGCTCCTGAAGACGGTGCTCCGGGTGGTCTACATGCGGCTCCGGGGGCTGTCCTCCCGGCTGACCTCGGTGTTCTGA
- a CDS encoding ABC transporter ATP-binding protein, whose protein sequence is MEATRPIIQMIGVEKSFGRQKVLDGVDLDVAEGKTTVIVGASGEGKSVIIKHMLGLLRPDRGRILFDGRDITRMKTRELRRVRLNFGVLFQGVALFDSMNIYDNVALPLRERTRLPEDEVRRIVREKLAMMDLEGVEEKYPAQLSGGMQKRAGLARALVLDPKVVFFDEPTTGLDVKRSTEIYRLFYRAQQQLGYTAVIVSHDAPKIFKLADYVALVAGGKVQACLPPEEFQLSSNPYVKDFIESTMGTIYDTDEFREGMMPL, encoded by the coding sequence ATGGAAGCGACACGGCCCATCATCCAGATGATCGGGGTGGAGAAGTCCTTCGGGCGCCAGAAGGTCCTGGACGGCGTGGACCTCGACGTGGCCGAGGGGAAGACCACCGTCATCGTGGGGGCGAGCGGCGAGGGCAAGTCCGTCATCATCAAGCACATGCTGGGGCTGCTCCGCCCGGACCGGGGGCGGATCCTCTTCGACGGCCGGGACATCACGCGCATGAAGACCCGGGAGCTCCGCCGGGTCCGGCTGAACTTCGGGGTCCTCTTCCAGGGCGTGGCCCTCTTCGACTCCATGAACATCTACGACAACGTGGCCCTCCCCCTCCGGGAGCGGACGCGGCTCCCGGAGGACGAGGTCCGTCGCATCGTCCGGGAGAAGCTCGCCATGATGGACCTCGAGGGCGTGGAGGAGAAGTACCCCGCCCAGCTCAGCGGCGGCATGCAGAAGCGGGCGGGGCTCGCCCGGGCCCTGGTGCTCGACCCCAAGGTGGTCTTCTTCGACGAGCCCACCACCGGCCTGGACGTCAAGCGGAGCACCGAGATCTACCGCCTCTTCTACCGGGCGCAGCAGCAGCTGGGCTACACGGCGGTGATCGTGAGCCACGACGCCCCGAAGATCTTCAAACTGGCCGACTACGTGGCCCTCGTGGCCGGCGGCAAGGTCCAGGCCTGCCTCCCGCCCGAGGAATTCCAGCTCTCCTCCAACCCCTACGTGAAGGACTTCATTGAATCCACCATGGGGACCATTTATGATACGGACGAGTTCCGGGAAGGAATGATGCCCCTGTGA
- a CDS encoding MlaE family ABC transporter permease: MGIFRIFEWIGDNALYYLNQYGRMGIFLGQCCVQALLPPYKFRPILRQIHFIGAKSVFVILFTGAFTGMVLGLQGYYTLRQYGSEGALGSAVALSLIRELGPVLTALMVTGRAGSAMCAEIGIMRNSEQIDALECMAIDPHKYLMVPKFVAALVCLPLLTSIFDVVGIAGGRFVGVNLLGVSAGAYYQGMVHSVVWKDVSMGLVKSLCFGLLVVWISTSKGYFLHHERSGGFGAEGVSRVTTNAVVASSVAVLVMDYLITAILM; encoded by the coding sequence ATGGGCATCTTCCGCATCTTCGAGTGGATCGGCGACAACGCCCTCTACTACCTCAACCAGTACGGGCGGATGGGGATCTTCCTCGGGCAGTGCTGCGTCCAGGCGCTCCTGCCCCCCTACAAGTTCCGGCCCATCCTGCGCCAGATCCACTTCATCGGGGCCAAGTCGGTCTTCGTGATCCTCTTCACCGGGGCCTTCACCGGGATGGTCCTGGGCCTCCAGGGCTACTACACCCTGCGGCAGTACGGGTCGGAGGGGGCGCTGGGCTCCGCCGTGGCCCTGAGCCTCATCCGGGAGCTGGGGCCGGTGCTCACCGCCCTCATGGTGACGGGCCGGGCGGGGTCGGCCATGTGCGCCGAGATCGGCATCATGCGGAACTCCGAGCAGATCGACGCCCTGGAGTGCATGGCCATCGACCCCCACAAGTACCTCATGGTGCCCAAGTTCGTGGCGGCCCTGGTCTGCCTGCCGCTCTTGACCAGCATCTTCGACGTGGTGGGCATCGCCGGCGGGCGCTTCGTGGGGGTCAACCTCCTCGGGGTCAGCGCGGGCGCCTACTACCAGGGCATGGTCCACAGCGTGGTCTGGAAGGACGTCTCCATGGGGCTGGTGAAATCCCTGTGCTTCGGGCTCCTGGTGGTCTGGATCTCCACCTCCAAGGGCTACTTCCTCCACCACGAGCGCTCCGGCGGCTTCGGCGCCGAGGGGGTCAGCCGGGTCACCACCAACGCCGTGGTGGCCTCGTCCGTGGCGGTGCTCGTCATGGACTACCTCATCACGGCCATCCTGATGTGA
- a CDS encoding cytochrome c3 family protein has product MKRHPGPRTTPLLLPWIAAALILAVAPAPAAEPPETLTLDLQAMCPDIPGLPANKKAVTDFSHRRHAEVYLPGNQAASGLAYRDDFTCAACHPGAASKAELLGADPCRRVEERLRGAGGPARFAAGYHKTCKGCHKAMKAAGKAAGPTKCAGCHGRKR; this is encoded by the coding sequence ATGAAGCGACACCCAGGCCCACGAACCACCCCGTTGCTCCTCCCCTGGATCGCGGCCGCCTTGATCCTGGCGGTTGCTCCGGCCCCGGCGGCGGAGCCGCCGGAGACCCTCACCCTGGATCTCCAGGCCATGTGCCCGGACATCCCGGGCCTTCCGGCGAACAAGAAGGCGGTGACGGACTTCAGCCACCGGCGGCACGCGGAGGTCTACCTCCCGGGGAACCAGGCGGCCTCGGGCCTCGCCTACCGGGACGACTTCACCTGCGCGGCCTGCCACCCGGGCGCGGCCTCGAAGGCGGAGCTGCTCGGCGCGGATCCCTGCCGGCGGGTGGAGGAACGGCTTCGGGGCGCGGGCGGGCCCGCGCGGTTCGCCGCCGGCTACCACAAGACCTGCAAGGGCTGCCACAAGGCCATGAAGGCCGCGGGGAAGGCGGCGGGCCCCACGAAGTGCGCGGGCTGCCACGGCAGGAAGCGCTAA
- the mlaD gene encoding outer membrane lipid asymmetry maintenance protein MlaD, with product MKRFNLETVVGLFLVAGFACLAYLAVRLGDVGLFRDESYPVVARFTSVSGLKKDATVEIAGVPVGNVADIRLDPDRFEAVVRLRIRKGVPLQEDCIASIRTAGIIGDRFVEIKPGGSPDLIPPGGEIMETESAVNLEELISKYVFEK from the coding sequence GTGAAACGCTTCAACCTTGAAACCGTGGTGGGTCTCTTCCTGGTGGCCGGTTTCGCCTGCCTGGCCTACCTGGCCGTGCGTCTCGGCGACGTGGGGCTCTTCCGGGACGAGAGCTACCCGGTGGTGGCCCGGTTCACCTCGGTCTCGGGCCTCAAAAAGGACGCCACCGTGGAGATCGCCGGGGTCCCCGTGGGCAATGTGGCCGACATCCGCCTCGATCCGGACCGCTTCGAGGCGGTGGTCCGCCTCCGGATCCGGAAGGGCGTCCCCCTCCAGGAGGACTGCATCGCCTCCATCCGGACCGCCGGGATCATCGGGGATCGCTTCGTGGAGATCAAGCCCGGCGGCAGCCCCGACCTCATTCCCCCGGGCGGCGAGATCATGGAGACCGAGTCGGCCGTGAACCTCGAGGAGCTGATCAGCAAGTATGTCTTCGAAAAATAG
- the pstA gene encoding phosphate ABC transporter permease PstA, with protein MRREHLERAGFWGLRLVTYLIVAVVGYILFDVIRHGLPVMSWEFVTGFPRRSGAEGGILPAIVGTLCLSAGTIAAALPLGIGAAVYLSEYARQGRFTRLVRLAVVTLAGVPSIVFGLFGLGLFVIFLDFGASILAGSLTLACMVLPTIVVASEEALQAVPKGLREASLALGATKWQTIRTNVLPYAVSGMITGSILAIGRAAGETAPILLTVAAFYLPQLPKSVFDQVMALPYHLYVLATQHPEAEKVLPMQYGTAFVLLVLVLGMSLGAVLLRLHYRKRYRW; from the coding sequence ATGAGGCGGGAACACCTCGAGCGCGCGGGCTTCTGGGGCCTCCGCCTGGTCACCTACCTCATCGTGGCCGTGGTGGGCTACATCCTCTTCGACGTGATCCGGCACGGGCTGCCGGTGATGAGCTGGGAGTTCGTGACCGGCTTCCCCCGCCGGAGCGGCGCGGAGGGCGGGATCCTCCCCGCCATCGTGGGTACCCTCTGCCTCTCGGCGGGCACCATCGCGGCGGCGCTCCCCCTGGGCATCGGGGCCGCGGTGTACCTTTCGGAGTACGCCCGGCAGGGGCGCTTCACCCGGCTCGTGCGGCTGGCCGTGGTGACCCTGGCCGGCGTCCCCTCCATCGTCTTCGGCCTCTTCGGCCTGGGCCTCTTCGTGATCTTCCTGGATTTCGGCGCCTCCATCCTGGCCGGCAGCCTGACCCTGGCCTGCATGGTGCTGCCGACCATCGTGGTGGCCAGCGAGGAGGCCCTCCAGGCGGTCCCGAAGGGGCTCCGGGAGGCGAGCCTGGCCCTGGGCGCCACCAAGTGGCAGACCATCCGGACCAACGTCCTGCCCTACGCCGTCTCGGGGATGATCACCGGCTCCATCCTGGCCATCGGCCGCGCGGCCGGCGAGACGGCGCCCATCCTGCTCACCGTGGCGGCCTTCTACCTCCCGCAGCTGCCGAAGTCCGTCTTTGACCAGGTGATGGCGCTGCCGTACCATCTCTACGTGCTGGCCACCCAACACCCGGAGGCCGAGAAGGTGCTCCCCATGCAGTACGGGACGGCCTTCGTGCTGCTCGTCCTGGTGCTCGGCATGAGCCTCGGGGCGGTGCTGCTCCGCCTCCACTACCGGAAAAGATACCGATGGTAG
- a CDS encoding TrkH family potassium uptake protein — protein MAGGGRESRRARREDRRTMVGFRRPGVQIVSTFLLLIAAGAVLLDRYGFAGHPGGLAAAFMATSAVCVTGLSVVDVGTGLTFRGQVILLLLIQAGGLGLLTISNFILLSVRGRMGAAGAAGTRDVFGALYATPPAKVLCGVILFTAAAEGAGAACLAARFAADYPARKALWLGVFHSISAFCNAGFSPFPDSLSRYQADPVVNAVVMALVVAGGMGFVVAVDLVEQARARLAGRRRRLSFHSRFVLRLTAGLVACGAALFLAFEWDNPAFHQSWGIKCLEAAFLSVMARTAGFNTVPTGQLTNMSLLVLMVLMFVGASPGSTGGGVKTTTLGVVGALVRARLRNRPRPEALGRSIPFEVVSKALGVVVLYAAVVLLAMTVLQATEFGEVPHVASRGLFLEHLFEVMSAVGTVGLSTGVTGQLSEAGRVVLMACMFTGRIGPLVLVSSLVGERPRLFYTYPEEDLMVG, from the coding sequence GTGGCCGGCGGCGGACGGGAGAGCCGCCGTGCCCGAAGGGAGGACCGGCGTACCATGGTCGGGTTCAGGCGTCCCGGGGTCCAGATCGTCTCGACGTTCCTGCTGCTCATCGCGGCGGGGGCCGTCCTGCTGGACCGGTACGGGTTCGCCGGGCACCCCGGGGGTCTCGCCGCCGCCTTCATGGCCACCAGCGCCGTCTGCGTCACGGGGCTCAGCGTGGTGGACGTCGGCACCGGGCTGACCTTCCGGGGGCAGGTGATCCTCCTGCTCCTCATCCAGGCCGGGGGGCTCGGGCTGCTCACCATCTCCAACTTCATCCTGCTCTCCGTCCGGGGCCGGATGGGGGCGGCCGGGGCCGCCGGCACCCGGGACGTCTTCGGCGCCCTCTACGCCACCCCGCCGGCCAAGGTCCTGTGCGGGGTCATCCTCTTCACGGCGGCGGCGGAAGGGGCCGGCGCCGCGTGTCTCGCCGCCCGGTTCGCCGCGGACTACCCCGCCCGCAAGGCCCTCTGGCTGGGCGTTTTCCATTCCATCTCCGCCTTCTGCAACGCCGGCTTCAGCCCCTTTCCCGACAGCCTCTCCCGCTACCAGGCGGACCCCGTGGTCAACGCCGTGGTGATGGCCCTGGTGGTGGCGGGCGGGATGGGGTTCGTGGTGGCCGTGGACCTCGTGGAACAGGCCCGGGCGCGCCTGGCCGGCCGCCGGCGCCGGCTCTCCTTCCACAGCCGGTTCGTCCTGCGGCTCACCGCCGGGCTGGTGGCCTGCGGGGCCGCCCTCTTCCTGGCCTTCGAGTGGGACAACCCCGCCTTCCACCAGTCCTGGGGCATCAAGTGCCTCGAGGCGGCCTTCCTCTCGGTGATGGCGCGGACCGCGGGCTTCAACACCGTCCCCACCGGGCAGCTCACCAACATGAGCCTGCTGGTGCTCATGGTACTCATGTTCGTGGGTGCCTCCCCCGGCTCCACGGGCGGAGGGGTCAAGACCACCACCCTGGGCGTCGTGGGGGCGCTGGTCCGGGCCCGGCTCCGGAACCGCCCCCGCCCCGAGGCCCTGGGGCGGAGCATCCCCTTCGAGGTGGTCTCCAAGGCCCTCGGCGTGGTGGTGCTCTACGCGGCCGTGGTGCTGCTCGCCATGACGGTGCTCCAGGCCACGGAGTTCGGGGAGGTGCCCCACGTGGCCAGCCGGGGTCTCTTCCTCGAGCACCTCTTCGAGGTGATGAGCGCCGTGGGGACGGTGGGTCTCTCCACGGGCGTCACCGGGCAGCTCAGCGAGGCCGGGCGGGTGGTCCTCATGGCATGCATGTTCACCGGGCGGATCGGGCCCCTGGTGCTGGTGTCGTCCCTGGTGGGGGAGCGGCCGCGGCTGTTCTATACCTACCCAGAGGAGGATCTCATGGTGGGGTAG
- a CDS encoding MlaA family lipoprotein: protein MRIAPCIVMVGCLGLAAAGLVAAAPARAAGPPAVGAPEPVEPGAGPGVEAGSGPGEEPWAEEAPPWEEAAAPAAVADPLEPINRAVFAFNDKVYFWFLKPVARGYAFVVPKPARNALSRLFHNVAAPIRFANCLFQLRPVAGARVLGRFVVNSTVGVAGLFDPAGSWLHLRDQEEDFGQTLGAYGAGHGFYLVLPLLGPSSLRDGIGLAGDVFLDPLAWVLDPWQSLAWRGAEVVNRTSLEIGQYEDIKRHALDPYLTIRDGYAQYRAHQVEE, encoded by the coding sequence ATGCGGATCGCCCCGTGCATCGTGATGGTGGGGTGCCTCGGCCTGGCCGCGGCCGGCCTCGTGGCCGCCGCGCCGGCGCGGGCGGCGGGGCCTCCGGCGGTGGGGGCGCCCGAGCCGGTGGAGCCCGGTGCCGGGCCCGGAGTCGAGGCAGGATCAGGGCCTGGGGAAGAGCCGTGGGCCGAGGAGGCCCCGCCCTGGGAAGAGGCGGCCGCCCCGGCCGCCGTGGCAGATCCCCTCGAGCCCATCAACCGGGCCGTCTTCGCCTTCAACGACAAGGTCTACTTCTGGTTCCTGAAGCCGGTGGCCCGGGGCTACGCCTTCGTCGTCCCGAAGCCCGCCCGGAACGCCCTCTCGCGCCTCTTCCACAACGTGGCCGCCCCCATCCGGTTCGCCAACTGCCTCTTCCAGCTCCGGCCCGTGGCCGGGGCCCGGGTGCTCGGCCGCTTCGTGGTCAATTCCACCGTGGGCGTGGCGGGTCTCTTCGACCCGGCCGGCTCGTGGCTCCACCTCCGGGACCAGGAGGAGGACTTCGGCCAGACCCTCGGGGCCTACGGCGCCGGGCACGGCTTCTACCTCGTGCTGCCCCTGCTCGGTCCCTCGAGCCTCCGGGACGGCATCGGCCTGGCGGGCGACGTCTTCCTGGATCCCCTGGCCTGGGTGCTCGATCCCTGGCAGAGCCTCGCCTGGCGGGGAGCCGAGGTCGTCAACCGGACGTCGCTCGAGATCGGCCAGTACGAGGACATCAAGCGCCACGCCCTCGACCCCTACCTCACCATCCGGGACGGCTACGCCCAGTACCGGGCGCACCAGGTCGAGGAGTAG
- a CDS encoding MlaC/ttg2D family ABC transporter substrate-binding protein, with protein sequence MSSKNRPVSRAAALLLAGLALVLSPVLPAPAAGPTPGALIRQTVDGVVAVLKQDLPRPERRARIRALVRARFDFEEMSRRVLGVNWRRLSPEEQRQFIELFTRLLEASYLDKIDTYHNETILYPKEETRGRYARVFTVIRTETKEIPVTYHLLQRGGAWWVYDVIIEGISLVSNYRASYATILKREGYDGLIRRMRTKVEELDRPSAS encoded by the coding sequence ATGTCTTCGAAAAATAGACCCGTTTCCCGGGCCGCCGCCCTCCTGCTCGCCGGGCTTGCCCTGGTCCTCTCCCCCGTCCTCCCGGCGCCCGCCGCCGGCCCGACCCCCGGCGCCCTCATCCGGCAGACGGTGGACGGGGTGGTGGCGGTCCTCAAGCAGGATCTCCCCCGGCCGGAGCGCCGGGCCCGCATCCGGGCCCTGGTCCGGGCGCGCTTCGACTTCGAGGAGATGTCGCGCCGGGTCCTCGGGGTGAACTGGCGGCGCCTTTCGCCCGAGGAACAGCGGCAGTTCATCGAGCTCTTCACCCGGCTCCTCGAGGCCTCCTACCTCGACAAGATCGATACCTACCACAACGAGACCATCCTCTACCCCAAGGAGGAAACCCGGGGGAGGTACGCCCGGGTCTTCACCGTGATCCGCACCGAGACCAAGGAGATCCCCGTGACCTACCACCTCCTCCAGCGCGGCGGCGCCTGGTGGGTCTACGACGTGATCATCGAGGGGATCAGCCTGGTCTCCAACTACCGGGCCAGCTACGCGACCATCCTCAAGCGGGAGGGCTACGACGGGCTCATCCGCCGCATGCGGACCAAGGTGGAAGAACTCGACCGGCCCTCCGCCTCCTGA
- a CDS encoding helix-turn-helix transcriptional regulator yields the protein MEHLDDNHGQGAPMVRIDGRAARRRREELGLTQLYVATAVGVTTDTISRWENRRSPSIKRDNALRLAEALEMPLEALQPAEAAEGETATGRRPSRPLVLLLAVLAAALAGGAAWWLARGPAHGRIVAERRLPPHAAPGAAFPVLLRLQVERPGDYSLILRERLPAGCTLLRADPPPTSTAADGRELVWIFPANRPRLTFGYVARLAPGIPMGSRLAFSGRVNYRGGMARGRHETGGTAALEVRPLHWADLDGNHVIDDQEILTVYDVLAPATKLDIGLKEIEALWAASGYRWNEDRKEFEGED from the coding sequence ATGGAACACCTGGACGACAACCACGGGCAGGGCGCACCCATGGTGCGCATCGACGGCCGGGCCGCCCGGCGGAGGCGGGAAGAGCTCGGCCTCACCCAGCTCTACGTGGCCACCGCCGTGGGCGTCACCACGGACACCATCTCCCGTTGGGAGAACCGGCGAAGCCCCTCCATCAAGCGGGACAACGCCCTCCGGCTGGCCGAGGCCCTGGAGATGCCCCTGGAGGCCCTCCAGCCGGCGGAAGCGGCAGAAGGCGAGACGGCGACCGGCCGCCGCCCGTCCCGGCCCCTCGTGCTCCTCCTGGCCGTCCTGGCGGCGGCGCTGGCCGGGGGCGCGGCCTGGTGGCTGGCCCGGGGGCCCGCCCACGGGCGTATCGTGGCCGAGCGGCGGCTGCCGCCCCACGCCGCCCCGGGCGCCGCCTTCCCCGTGCTGCTCCGCCTCCAGGTGGAACGCCCGGGCGACTACTCCCTGATCCTCCGGGAGCGGCTCCCGGCGGGCTGCACCCTCCTGCGGGCCGACCCGCCGCCCACCTCCACCGCGGCGGACGGCCGGGAGCTGGTCTGGATCTTCCCGGCCAACCGGCCCCGGCTCACCTTCGGCTACGTGGCGCGCCTCGCCCCCGGGATCCCCATGGGCAGCCGGCTCGCCTTCTCGGGCCGCGTGAACTACCGCGGCGGCATGGCCCGCGGCCGCCACGAGACCGGCGGCACGGCGGCGCTCGAGGTGCGCCCCCTGCACTGGGCCGACCTCGACGGCAACCACGTCATCGACGACCAGGAGATCCTCACCGTCTACGACGTGCTGGCCCCGGCCACGAAGCTCGATATCGGGTTGAAGGAGATAGAGGCCCTCTGGGCCGCCAGCGGATACCGATGGAACGAGGACCGGAAGGAGTTCGAAGGTGAAGACTGA
- the pstB gene encoding phosphate ABC transporter ATP-binding protein PstB translates to MVARRIRRPSGEIKIQVRGLNFYYGATQALFGIDMDVEARRVTALIGPSGCGKSTFLRTLDRMNDIVDGARVEGRVLIDGEDIYAPGTDVVRLRKRVGMVFQKSNPFPKSIFDNVAYGPRIHGVRNRRQLAEIVERSLVRAGLWDEVKDRLDANAMGLSGGQQQRLCIARALAVGPEILLMDEPASALDPRSTARVEELIGELRADYTIVIVTHNMQQAARVSDYTAFFYEGRLVEFGATEQIFTNPSKKQTEDYITGRFG, encoded by the coding sequence ATGGTAGCGCGACGCATCCGCCGGCCGTCCGGCGAGATCAAGATCCAGGTCCGGGGCCTCAACTTCTACTACGGGGCCACCCAGGCCCTCTTCGGCATCGACATGGACGTCGAGGCCCGGCGGGTGACCGCCCTCATCGGGCCCTCCGGGTGCGGAAAATCCACCTTCCTCCGCACCCTGGACCGCATGAACGACATCGTGGACGGGGCCCGGGTGGAGGGCCGGGTCCTGATCGACGGGGAGGACATCTACGCCCCGGGAACCGACGTGGTGCGGCTCAGGAAGCGCGTGGGCATGGTCTTCCAGAAGTCCAACCCCTTCCCCAAGTCCATCTTCGACAACGTGGCCTACGGTCCCCGGATCCACGGGGTGCGGAACCGCCGCCAGCTGGCCGAGATCGTGGAGCGGAGCCTCGTCCGGGCCGGGCTCTGGGACGAGGTCAAGGACCGGCTCGACGCCAACGCCATGGGCCTTTCCGGCGGGCAGCAGCAGCGGCTCTGCATCGCCCGGGCCCTGGCGGTGGGGCCGGAGATCCTCCTCATGGACGAGCCGGCCTCGGCCCTGGACCCCCGCTCCACGGCGCGGGTGGAGGAGCTCATCGGGGAACTGCGCGCCGACTACACCATCGTCATCGTCACCCACAACATGCAGCAGGCGGCCCGGGTCTCGGACTACACCGCCTTCTTCTACGAGGGCCGCCTGGTGGAGTTCGGCGCCACGGAGCAGATCTTCACCAATCCTTCCAAGAAACAGACCGAGGACTACATCACCGGGCGGTTCGGGTAA
- a CDS encoding potassium channel family protein, with product MKKPSESFAVLGLSKFGFQVAAELCRAGADVLAADRDPRLVQQVANLAGRAVAADLMDFAALEHLGVFEMDTVVIGLRHSFDVSVLLVNHLRQHTGVRRVVAQVDTREKGEALRLMGADLVVFPERDMADRVARQLLLPNLVDHIALSPETAIVEVPAPEGFVGKSLVELAIRSRFGVYVIGVKRAGDEEVTIAPPPSIRFRAGDTLLVLGRRDDLDRFVAEAAGGG from the coding sequence ATGAAGAAACCTTCGGAAAGCTTCGCCGTTCTCGGCCTCAGCAAGTTCGGCTTCCAGGTGGCCGCGGAACTGTGCCGGGCGGGGGCCGACGTGCTGGCCGCCGACCGCGACCCGCGGCTCGTCCAGCAGGTGGCCAACCTGGCGGGCCGGGCCGTGGCCGCCGATCTCATGGACTTCGCCGCCCTGGAGCACCTCGGCGTCTTCGAAATGGACACCGTGGTCATCGGGCTGCGGCATTCCTTCGACGTCTCGGTCCTGCTGGTGAACCACCTGCGGCAGCACACCGGGGTCCGGCGGGTGGTGGCCCAGGTGGACACCCGGGAGAAGGGCGAGGCCCTCCGGCTCATGGGGGCCGACCTGGTGGTCTTCCCGGAAAGGGACATGGCCGACCGGGTGGCGCGGCAGCTCCTCTTGCCGAACCTCGTGGACCACATCGCCCTCTCGCCCGAGACCGCCATCGTGGAGGTCCCGGCCCCCGAGGGCTTCGTCGGCAAGTCCCTGGTGGAGCTGGCGATCCGGAGCCGGTTCGGCGTCTACGTCATCGGGGTCAAGCGGGCCGGCGATGAAGAGGTCACCATCGCGCCCCCGCCCTCCATCCGGTTCCGGGCCGGCGACACCCTCCTGGTGCTCGGCCGCCGGGACGACCTCGACCGCTTCGTGGCCGAGGCCGCGGGGGGCGGGTAG